The following proteins come from a genomic window of Maribacter sp. HTCC2170:
- a CDS encoding DUF1080 domain-containing protein — protein MNFRSLKGLPLIVLATVSLQINAQNSESLEGRWNLTLSYDGKEVPSWLEVGHSGLSTLVGRFVFLNGSARPISEIQLENGEFSFEIPPQWEEGNDLKFKGKLTDGKLNGTLLYTDGKSYNWVGTRSPKLTYNANPVWGESKALFNGKNLDGWQAMGVNQWMVKDGILTSEKSGANLVSSEKFNDFKLHIVFRYPEGSNSGVYLRGRYEVQIADNIGLEPSSILFGGIYGFLTPNEMVAKPAGEWQEYDITLIGRRVTIIANGKEIITNQNIPGMTGGALDNKEAEAGPFLIQGDHGPVEFRTIEVTPIMN, from the coding sequence ATGAACTTCAGATCATTAAAGGGCTTACCGCTAATAGTTTTAGCTACAGTTTCACTTCAAATAAATGCACAAAATTCCGAATCACTGGAAGGGCGATGGAATTTAACCTTGTCCTATGACGGTAAAGAAGTACCATCTTGGTTAGAGGTGGGCCATTCTGGTTTAAGTACACTTGTTGGTCGGTTTGTATTTCTTAATGGCAGTGCAAGACCAATTTCCGAAATACAATTGGAAAATGGGGAGTTTTCCTTCGAAATACCTCCACAATGGGAGGAAGGGAATGACCTTAAGTTTAAAGGAAAACTAACCGATGGTAAACTAAACGGCACCTTGCTTTACACCGATGGTAAAAGCTATAACTGGGTGGGTACAAGATCACCAAAATTGACATATAACGCTAATCCTGTTTGGGGAGAATCGAAGGCGCTTTTCAATGGAAAGAATCTTGATGGCTGGCAAGCGATGGGTGTAAACCAATGGATGGTAAAAGATGGAATATTGACCAGTGAGAAATCAGGAGCTAATTTGGTATCGAGCGAAAAATTCAATGATTTTAAGCTGCACATAGTATTTAGATACCCAGAAGGCAGTAACAGTGGTGTTTACTTAAGAGGTAGGTATGAAGTACAAATCGCCGATAATATTGGATTGGAACCTTCAAGCATATTGTTCGGCGGTATTTATGGATTTTTGACACCCAATGAAATGGTTGCAAAGCCAGCAGGGGAGTGGCAAGAGTATGATATTACTCTGATTGGCAGACGTGTGACCATTATTGCCAATGGAAAGGAAATAATAACGAATCAGAATATTCCTGGTATGACGGGAGGTGCATTGGATAACAAAGAGGCCGAAGCGGGCCCCTTTTTGATACAAGGGGATCATGGTCCTGTGGAATTCAGGACTATTGAGGTTACCCCAATAATGAATTAA
- the panB gene encoding 3-methyl-2-oxobutanoate hydroxymethyltransferase, with protein MSTAKKEYKRVTVKSLVDMKKNGEKISMLTAYDYSMAKIVDAAKVDVILVGDSASNVMAGHETTLPITLDQMIYHASSVIRAIDRALVVVDIPFGSYQSDPKEALRSAIRIMKESGAHAVKVEGGEEIKESVKRILNAGIPVMGHLGLTPQAIYKFGTYSVRAKEEEEAKKLIADAKLLERLGCFAIVLEKIPAELTKIVSESISIPTIGIGGGKHADGQVLVIHDLLGMTHEFNPRFLRRYMNLYEDMGNAISQYVTDVKSRDFPNDEEQY; from the coding sequence ATGTCCACAGCTAAAAAAGAATATAAAAGAGTTACCGTAAAATCACTCGTTGATATGAAGAAGAACGGTGAGAAAATCTCAATGCTCACGGCCTATGATTATTCAATGGCAAAAATTGTAGATGCGGCAAAAGTAGATGTGATTTTAGTTGGCGATTCTGCCAGTAATGTAATGGCGGGTCATGAAACCACTTTACCCATCACCTTGGATCAGATGATTTATCACGCTTCCTCAGTAATTAGGGCAATTGATAGAGCTCTTGTTGTTGTAGACATCCCTTTTGGAAGCTACCAGAGTGACCCAAAGGAGGCTTTACGTTCTGCCATTAGAATTATGAAAGAAAGTGGTGCTCATGCCGTTAAGGTTGAAGGAGGAGAAGAAATCAAAGAATCCGTTAAAAGAATTTTAAATGCTGGTATTCCGGTAATGGGACATTTAGGCTTAACCCCACAGGCGATTTACAAATTTGGCACATACTCCGTCCGGGCAAAGGAAGAAGAAGAAGCTAAAAAACTAATTGCTGATGCGAAGTTGTTGGAGCGTTTGGGTTGCTTTGCAATCGTTTTAGAAAAAATTCCGGCTGAACTGACCAAAATAGTGTCTGAAAGTATTTCTATCCCAACTATAGGAATTGGAGGTGGCAAACATGCAGATGGACAAGTCTTGGTCATACATGATCTTTTAGGGATGACCCATGAATTTAATCCACGTTTTTTAAGAAGATATATGAATTTATATGAGGATATGGGAAACGCCATTTCGCAATATGTAACCGATGTTAAAAGTAGGGACTTCCCTAACGATGAGGAGCAATACTAA
- a CDS encoding RluA family pseudouridine synthase: MSKIRSNPKNLQILYEDNHLIAINKRPGDIVQGDKTGDNPLSDIVKQYIKEKYNKPGNVYLGVPHRLDRPTSGIVVFAKSSKALPRLNKLFAEKEAKKTYWAIVKNQPPSQADQLVHWLKRNTRQNKSYANKKEVPDSKKAILEYKIRKKLNSYFLLEIDLKTGRHHQIRAQLTAIGSPIKGDLKYGFDRSNKGGSIHLHARKLSFIHPVKKEPLEIVAPTPNDPVWNAC, from the coding sequence ATGTCAAAAATACGCTCTAACCCAAAAAATCTTCAAATCCTATACGAGGATAACCACCTCATTGCCATTAATAAACGACCTGGGGATATTGTTCAAGGTGATAAAACCGGCGACAACCCCTTAAGCGATATAGTTAAACAGTATATCAAGGAAAAATACAACAAGCCAGGGAATGTATATTTAGGTGTGCCACATAGATTAGACAGACCCACTTCAGGAATTGTCGTCTTCGCAAAATCATCAAAGGCTTTACCTAGATTGAATAAATTATTTGCAGAAAAAGAGGCTAAAAAGACCTATTGGGCAATAGTGAAAAACCAACCGCCCTCACAAGCAGATCAATTAGTCCACTGGCTTAAACGAAATACTAGGCAAAACAAGTCTTACGCCAATAAGAAAGAAGTACCAGACAGTAAAAAGGCGATATTGGAATATAAGATTCGTAAAAAGTTGAATTCATATTTTTTGTTGGAAATTGATTTAAAAACTGGAAGACACCATCAGATTCGAGCTCAATTGACTGCCATTGGAAGTCCTATCAAAGGTGACCTTAAATATGGTTTTGATAGAAGTAACAAAGGCGGAAGTATTCATTTACATGCCAGAAAGTTGTCGTTCATACATCCAGTAAAAAAAGAGCCATTAGAAATAGTAGCCCCGACACCAAATGACCCAGTTTGGAATGCTTGTTGA
- the lspA gene encoding signal peptidase II yields the protein MLKRIGILSFILLNIGCDQISKDLVRKNIEPMQYVQLVNDNFILTNVENTGAMLGFGSDLSPILKMIFLQGLPLIVLLVLLARMLQKSNLNRWMVLAFTFVIGGGIGNLIDRIAYGSVTDFFQIKWGVFRTGIFNMADVSVTVGVLLLLFLVFRYRNLSI from the coding sequence ATGTTAAAAAGAATTGGCATACTGTCATTTATACTCTTGAATATTGGATGTGATCAAATATCCAAAGATTTGGTACGTAAAAATATTGAACCCATGCAGTATGTTCAGTTGGTCAACGATAATTTTATTTTAACCAATGTGGAAAACACAGGCGCAATGCTTGGTTTTGGTTCAGATTTATCCCCTATTCTTAAAATGATTTTTCTACAAGGATTGCCTTTGATCGTACTTCTTGTTTTATTGGCTAGGATGCTTCAAAAATCGAATCTCAATCGATGGATGGTACTGGCGTTCACTTTTGTAATTGGGGGTGGTATAGGCAATCTAATTGACCGAATAGCCTATGGTTCTGTGACCGATTTTTTTCAAATAAAATGGGGAGTTTTTCGAACCGGCATTTTCAATATGGCAGACGTTTCTGTGACCGTTGGTGTTCTGTTGCTGCTTTTTTTGGTATTTCGTTATAGAAATTTATCAATTTAA
- a CDS encoding pirin family protein has translation MLKKVKTLIPAFNIDMGGIPLKQALPTNNVQQVDPFLLLHHGTLKYRKDGKAIHQGVGAHPHRGFTPVTFIIEGEIHHRDSRGNNQIAKKGEVQWMHAGSGIVHSERPSQDLMDRNGSNEMIQLWVNSPADRKMIEPSYQYVPENEIPVFYSENKNMTTKVITGNYGSLKGKIKTESELLMLWSNGIGKDTQTFNITKGFNTMIYTIKGNLRINGYGLVEKENLVIFEDGGDQIEVSTNGKAEFLVLSGKPLNEKIVQHGPFVMNSETEILEAMRDYQMGKMGILIEE, from the coding sequence ATGTTGAAAAAGGTTAAGACATTGATTCCCGCCTTTAATATAGATATGGGTGGAATTCCGTTAAAACAAGCCCTACCGACTAATAATGTGCAACAGGTTGATCCTTTTCTACTGTTGCATCATGGTACTTTGAAATATAGAAAAGATGGGAAAGCAATTCATCAAGGAGTTGGTGCACACCCTCATAGAGGTTTCACCCCTGTGACATTTATCATCGAAGGTGAGATACATCACCGAGATAGTCGTGGTAACAATCAAATTGCCAAGAAAGGAGAAGTACAATGGATGCATGCTGGATCAGGCATTGTGCATAGCGAAAGACCATCACAGGATTTGATGGATAGAAATGGATCCAATGAAATGATTCAACTTTGGGTAAATTCCCCTGCTGATAGAAAAATGATCGAGCCAAGTTATCAATACGTGCCTGAGAATGAAATCCCTGTCTTTTATTCTGAAAATAAAAATATGACCACAAAAGTAATTACTGGTAATTATGGTTCATTGAAAGGGAAAATCAAAACTGAAAGTGAGTTATTGATGCTTTGGAGTAATGGTATTGGAAAAGACACCCAGACCTTTAACATTACCAAGGGGTTCAATACTATGATCTATACCATAAAGGGAAATCTGAGAATCAATGGATACGGACTTGTGGAAAAAGAGAATTTGGTTATTTTCGAGGACGGTGGTGACCAAATTGAAGTCTCAACAAATGGGAAGGCCGAATTTCTTGTTTTATCCGGAAAACCCTTGAATGAGAAAATAGTACAACACGGGCCTTTCGTCATGAATTCTGAAACAGAAATACTTGAGGCGATGCGTGATTATCAAATGGGAAAAATGGGTATTTTGATAGAAGAATAA
- a CDS encoding NADPH-dependent FMN reductase has protein sequence MKKIIALGGSNSKKSINKELAQYTANQITNSETIVADLNDYELPLYGIDLENEKGIPDNAKQLNSLIEEADGIVISMAEHNGSYTAAFKNTIDWLSRINQKVWKDKPMFLMATSPGGRGGVTVLNTAKAAFPFFGGNVIADFSLPDFYDNYSKEGLKNKDLNETLGQKIQMFQEAI, from the coding sequence ATGAAAAAAATAATAGCCCTTGGTGGTAGCAACAGTAAGAAATCCATCAACAAAGAACTAGCACAATATACTGCCAATCAAATAACAAATTCAGAGACTATAGTGGCCGATTTAAATGACTATGAATTGCCTCTTTATGGAATCGACCTAGAAAACGAAAAGGGGATTCCAGATAATGCTAAGCAGCTAAATAGCCTGATTGAAGAAGCGGACGGTATTGTAATCTCCATGGCCGAGCACAATGGCTCCTATACTGCAGCTTTTAAAAATACCATTGATTGGTTATCACGAATAAATCAAAAGGTTTGGAAAGATAAACCAATGTTCTTAATGGCCACTTCTCCAGGAGGCAGAGGTGGTGTCACGGTTTTAAATACAGCAAAAGCAGCATTTCCTTTTTTTGGAGGTAATGTCATTGCCGATTTTTCACTACCCGATTTTTACGATAATTATTCAAAAGAAGGACTAAAAAATAAAGATTTAAATGAAACCTTAGGTCAAAAGATTCAAATGTTTCAGGAAGCAATTTAA
- a CDS encoding 3-methyl-2-oxobutanoate hydroxymethyltransferase produces the protein MKRLLFMALLFGGVTISAQEPEELKVQSTIEAFFDGFHKQDSMLIKQTVSDGIIAQTIGRKKDGSTAMRTEDFGRFLKSIVSIPDSVNFKEKLLSFNIQVDGAMANAWTPYEFWYNDAFSHCGVNSFQLFKDGEDWKIIYLIDTRRKKGCK, from the coding sequence ATGAAAAGACTACTATTTATGGCATTACTGTTTGGTGGTGTTACCATTTCTGCACAAGAACCTGAAGAATTAAAAGTGCAAAGCACTATTGAGGCCTTTTTCGACGGGTTTCACAAACAAGATTCGATGTTGATAAAACAAACAGTTTCAGACGGAATTATCGCTCAGACAATTGGTCGAAAAAAAGATGGTTCAACAGCAATGAGAACTGAGGATTTTGGTAGATTTTTGAAATCAATTGTAAGCATTCCTGATTCTGTGAATTTTAAGGAAAAGTTGCTTTCTTTCAATATTCAAGTTGATGGGGCGATGGCAAATGCATGGACACCGTATGAATTTTGGTATAATGATGCCTTTAGCCATTGTGGCGTAAATTCTTTTCAACTTTTCAAAGATGGTGAAGATTGGAAAATCATTTATTTGATAGACACACGTCGAAAAAAAGGTTGTAAATAA